In Leptolyngbya sp. 'hensonii', the following are encoded in one genomic region:
- a CDS encoding hemolysin family protein, with the protein MDISPLPVSVSGGSLNTISLLPAQVPLAVSITWPEVGFRLAAVLLLIVINALFVTAEFSIVSVRRSRINQLVSAGDIQAKTVQDFQRSIDRLLSTAQLGITLSCLALGWIGETTMAVVTQSWIGQLPLRPETRQALSHSLAVPAAFILIAYLQIVLGELCPKAIALLYPEQLARFLGPPSLAIARIFHPFIWILNQSTRWLLRLIGIQYTGQSWYNQVTSEELQLIISTSTESTGLEAEERELLQNVFEFGDVAAVEVMVPRTSIDAIDNEATFQTLLDEMVNSGHSRYPVIGESLDDIQGIIYFKQLAEPLALGQLTPETPLQPWVRSAQFVPEHMPLNELLSLMQQTGEAMVIVVDEFGGTAGLVTLKDLVAEIIGETHVPESTEEQDVQILDERTFLVQAQVDLEAVNEVLKLDLPIEDEYQTLGGFLLYQVQKIPTPGEKFQYGDLELTVISAEGPRLHQIQIHQLVQSTDASPAGPALEGTAPSSPEPSRSASDSG; encoded by the coding sequence ATGGATATCTCTCCTTTGCCCGTCTCAGTTTCGGGCGGCAGCTTGAATACTATTAGTCTACTCCCTGCTCAGGTTCCTCTGGCTGTATCTATTACCTGGCCAGAAGTGGGGTTTCGTCTCGCTGCTGTCTTACTTTTGATTGTTATCAATGCTCTGTTCGTAACCGCTGAGTTTTCCATCGTTTCAGTTCGGAGATCGCGGATCAATCAGCTAGTCAGTGCAGGGGATATTCAGGCCAAAACAGTTCAGGACTTTCAGCGCAGTATCGATCGTCTCCTCTCCACAGCTCAATTGGGAATTACCCTATCCTGTCTGGCCCTGGGGTGGATTGGGGAAACCACCATGGCCGTGGTGACTCAATCCTGGATTGGGCAACTGCCACTGCGACCTGAAACCCGGCAAGCGCTTTCCCATTCTCTGGCAGTGCCAGCAGCCTTTATCCTGATCGCCTATCTGCAGATTGTGCTGGGAGAACTCTGTCCCAAGGCGATCGCCCTCCTCTACCCGGAACAACTGGCTCGTTTCCTGGGGCCTCCCAGTCTGGCCATTGCCAGAATCTTCCATCCCTTTATCTGGATTTTGAATCAGTCCACCCGTTGGCTCTTGCGTCTGATCGGGATTCAGTATACTGGTCAGAGCTGGTATAACCAGGTCACTTCGGAAGAACTCCAGTTGATTATTTCCACCTCTACCGAATCGACTGGCTTAGAGGCGGAGGAACGGGAACTGCTCCAAAACGTGTTTGAGTTTGGAGACGTGGCAGCCGTGGAAGTGATGGTGCCCCGAACCAGCATTGATGCCATTGATAATGAGGCAACCTTCCAAACCTTACTGGACGAAATGGTCAATTCCGGCCATTCTCGCTATCCAGTCATTGGTGAATCCCTGGATGACATTCAGGGCATTATTTATTTCAAGCAACTGGCGGAACCGCTGGCCCTGGGACAACTCACTCCAGAAACTCCCCTGCAACCCTGGGTTCGATCGGCTCAGTTTGTTCCAGAACACATGCCCCTGAATGAATTGCTTTCTCTGATGCAGCAGACAGGGGAGGCGATGGTGATCGTGGTGGATGAATTTGGTGGCACCGCAGGTCTGGTGACCCTCAAGGATCTGGTGGCCGAAATTATTGGCGAAACCCATGTTCCGGAAAGCACAGAAGAACAGGATGTGCAAATTCTGGATGAACGGACGTTTCTGGTCCAGGCCCAGGTGGATCTGGAGGCTGTTAACGAAGTCTTGAAACTCGATCTGCCGATCGAGGATGAATACCAGACCCTGGGTGGGTTCTTGCTGTATCAAGTGCAAAAAATTCCTACCCCAGGAGAGAAGTTTCAGTATGGGGATCTGGAATTAACCGTGATTTCGGCAGAAGGTCCGCGATTACATCAGATTCAGATCCATCAATTAGTTCAGTCCACTGATGCTTCTCCTGCGGGACCTGCTCTGGAGGGAACAGCCCCATCATCACCAGAACCTTCCCGGTCTGCCAGTGACTCTGGTTGA
- the pyrE gene encoding orotate phosphoribosyltransferase, with amino-acid sequence MAEKYLTNDDATDSFVSLELPFLRQKLLDLFCQVAYREGDFVLSSGQPSSYYINGKQVTLHPQGAVAVGRILLPLLTSDTVAVAGLTLGADPIVTAVSVVAAYAGRSITALIVRKEAKGHGTQAFIEGPTLPPASPVVVLEDVVTTGQSALKAVDRLRQAGYRVNQIIALVDRQQGGAELYQQMGLDFQTVYSITEIQIRWRELFPSPAP; translated from the coding sequence ATGGCAGAAAAATATCTAACCAATGATGACGCAACAGACTCTTTTGTAAGTCTTGAACTTCCTTTTTTAAGGCAAAAACTTCTAGATTTATTCTGTCAGGTTGCCTATCGGGAAGGTGATTTTGTTCTTTCGTCGGGGCAACCCAGTTCTTACTACATCAACGGGAAGCAAGTAACTCTGCATCCACAGGGGGCCGTGGCTGTGGGTAGAATCCTTTTGCCCCTTCTAACATCTGACACAGTAGCTGTGGCAGGCTTGACCCTGGGGGCTGATCCGATCGTCACAGCAGTGAGTGTGGTAGCGGCTTATGCGGGACGCTCCATCACGGCCCTGATTGTTCGCAAAGAAGCCAAAGGTCATGGAACGCAAGCCTTTATTGAAGGGCCAACCTTGCCCCCAGCAAGTCCTGTCGTGGTGCTGGAAGATGTGGTCACCACCGGACAATCGGCTCTCAAGGCCGTCGATCGTCTCCGACAGGCTGGCTACAGGGTTAACCAGATTATTGCCCTGGTCGATCGTCAACAGGGGGGGGCTGAACTGTATCAGCAGATGGGACTGGATTTCCAAACGGTCTACTCCATTACTGAAATTCAAATCCGCTGGCGAGAATTATTCCCTTCTCCTGCCCCCTAA
- a CDS encoding secondary thiamine-phosphate synthase enzyme YjbQ: MKIVHQTLELQTEPGISIHNITPAIQDLITASSIQNGQALIFSRHTTTALTINENEERLLEDLKVFLRKLAPETDRYLHNDLHLRVVPPDEPENAHAHLMAMLLSTSEVIPIINGKLALGTWQSILLCDLDGPRQRTVLCQISGVLVSDR; this comes from the coding sequence ATGAAGATTGTCCATCAGACCCTGGAACTACAAACAGAACCGGGGATCAGCATTCACAACATTACCCCAGCCATTCAGGATCTGATCACTGCATCCTCAATCCAGAATGGTCAGGCCCTCATTTTTTCCCGCCACACCACAACGGCCCTCACGATTAATGAAAACGAGGAGAGGCTTTTGGAGGATCTGAAAGTTTTCCTCCGCAAGCTAGCCCCAGAAACCGATCGCTATCTGCACAACGATCTGCATTTGCGGGTTGTCCCACCTGATGAGCCCGAAAATGCCCATGCTCACCTCATGGCCATGCTTCTCAGCACCAGTGAAGTGATCCCGATTATCAACGGTAAGCTGGCCCTGGGAACCTGGCAATCTATTTTGCTCTGTGATCTGGATGGCCCCCGTCAAAGGACAGTCCTTTGCCAGATCAGTGGAGTTTTGGTGAGCGATCGCTAA
- a CDS encoding gas vesicle protein, with protein MTTGPQARSSTPGNRAIATSTTGSSLADVLERVLDKGIVIAGDISITVGSTELLSIRIRLLISSVDKAREIGINWWENDPYLNTRAQALLNHGSANEIQQLQERIQSLEAELKSLRNALPEEASAAPLPVSEARQPDLQAGSAGQDFPRSDPDQSLTLDALMDEL; from the coding sequence GTGACTACCGGTCCACAGGCACGATCATCAACACCCGGCAATCGGGCTATTGCGACATCTACCACAGGTTCCAGTCTGGCAGATGTGCTGGAGCGGGTTCTGGACAAGGGAATTGTGATTGCTGGGGACATCTCGATTACGGTTGGGTCCACTGAACTCCTGAGCATTCGGATTCGACTTCTGATTTCTTCCGTGGATAAGGCCAGGGAAATTGGGATCAATTGGTGGGAAAACGATCCCTATCTCAATACCCGAGCTCAGGCTCTGCTGAACCATGGTTCTGCCAACGAAATCCAGCAACTCCAGGAGCGCATTCAAAGCCTGGAGGCAGAGCTGAAATCGCTGCGGAATGCTTTGCCAGAAGAGGCTTCGGCTGCCCCTTTACCTGTTTCTGAGGCCAGACAACCGGACCTTCAGGCGGGCTCCGCTGGGCAGGATTTCCCTCGATCGGACCCGGATCAGTCCCTAACCCTCGACGCACTGATGGATGAGCTGTAG
- the gvpN gene encoding gas vesicle protein GvpN, with the protein MTTILQARSRRFVSTPAVERLSVRALRYLQSGYSVHLRGPAGTGKTTLALHLADLLGRPIMLVFGDDEFKTSDLIGNQSGYTRKKVVDNFIHSVVKVEDELRQNWVDSRLTLACKEGFTLVYDEFNRSRPEVNNVLLSALEEKLLVLPPTSNKSEYIRVHPQFRAIFTSNPEEYYGVHATQDALLDRLVTMAMPEPDELTQQEILVQKVGLDREGALLIVRLIREFRACTATEKASGLRPALIIGKVCLEHQIPIGPDNLEFRDVCSDVLLARTSLPVQEATTLLWKLLDEFCSLHPAAKAQIDLPSAKLEDGLEEEVASAIETGEIIADLDQPDQALVPSQPSAELESTPDPLSTQEQQVYTYLGQSQSARVSEVETALGLDRFQTVNALQSLVKKGILKQRGDFYRKIR; encoded by the coding sequence GTGACGACTATCCTGCAAGCTCGTTCCCGTCGATTTGTCAGCACTCCCGCTGTTGAACGCCTCTCCGTCAGAGCGCTGCGCTATCTTCAATCGGGCTATTCAGTCCATTTGCGGGGACCGGCAGGAACAGGTAAAACGACTCTAGCCTTACACCTGGCCGATCTGTTGGGTCGGCCTATTATGCTGGTTTTTGGGGATGATGAATTCAAGACCTCTGACCTGATCGGCAACCAGTCTGGTTATACCCGCAAGAAAGTGGTGGATAACTTTATCCATAGTGTGGTGAAGGTAGAGGATGAGCTGCGCCAGAACTGGGTCGATTCTCGCTTGACTCTGGCTTGCAAAGAAGGGTTCACCCTGGTCTATGACGAATTCAATCGATCGCGCCCTGAAGTCAATAATGTGCTGCTGTCCGCTTTAGAGGAAAAACTGCTGGTGCTTCCCCCCACTAGTAATAAGTCAGAGTACATTCGGGTTCATCCTCAGTTTCGGGCCATTTTCACCTCTAACCCAGAGGAATATTACGGGGTCCATGCTACCCAGGATGCGTTGTTAGACCGACTGGTCACGATGGCCATGCCAGAACCGGATGAATTAACGCAGCAAGAAATTTTGGTGCAAAAAGTAGGGCTCGATCGGGAAGGGGCTTTACTCATCGTCCGTCTAATCCGGGAATTTCGGGCCTGTACTGCAACAGAAAAAGCATCCGGGCTGCGGCCTGCCCTGATCATTGGTAAAGTTTGCCTGGAGCACCAGATCCCGATTGGGCCAGACAACCTGGAGTTTCGAGATGTCTGTAGCGATGTCTTGCTGGCTCGGACCAGCCTACCGGTCCAGGAAGCCACGACACTTCTCTGGAAATTGTTGGATGAGTTTTGTTCTCTTCATCCTGCAGCAAAAGCGCAAATTGACCTGCCGTCCGCTAAGCTGGAGGACGGACTTGAAGAAGAGGTCGCCTCAGCTATCGAAACAGGTGAAATTATTGCTGATCTGGATCAACCCGATCAGGCATTGGTTCCATCCCAGCCCTCAGCCGAGCTGGAGTCAACCCCTGATCCCCTCTCAACCCAGGAACAACAGGTGTATACCTATCTGGGGCAGTCTCAAAGTGCTCGGGTTTCTGAAGTTGAGACTGCCCTGGGGTTAGATCGATTTCAGACGGTTAATGCTCTCCAATCTCTGGTGAAAAAGGGCATCCTTAAACAGCGTGGCGACTTCTACCGAAAAATCCGCTAG
- the gvpA gene encoding gas vesicle structural protein GvpA, with product MAVEKVNSSSSLAEVVDRILDKGIVIDAWVRVSLVGIELLAVEARIVIASVETYLKYAEAVGLTAQAAVPSA from the coding sequence ATGGCTGTCGAAAAAGTAAACTCTTCCTCCAGTCTCGCCGAAGTCGTCGATCGGATTCTGGATAAAGGTATTGTCATAGATGCCTGGGTTCGTGTTTCTCTCGTAGGGATTGAATTACTGGCCGTGGAAGCTCGTATTGTGATCGCTTCCGTCGAAACTTACCTGAAATACGCTGAGGCCGTGGGTCTGACTGCCCAGGCTGCCGTTCCATCCGCATAA
- a CDS encoding tetratricopeptide repeat protein: MAKRRWLDIVEYISFSGSVLGLVASAISQQAIFASAPLTFSILLNLVNRRRLNQDIETKILPDLNHLNEQTAKDSQALLSLRRKVLALPTPDDLGNLKEEMLSRDRDDMARLDAQISVVQSELKSRLAPLEKLDLSPIQSNLAQLQNRTTELETALGNLNDSLETVPTADRVEYLESTIADLVAEQGQFTTNLEELANQPPPDFSPLQEQIDRLHGLFIQLPPPFNPAPLQETVHILRQEMERSIQMMSSLVPRQELTVLLTEIENLRQRQQGLGQSVVPLRDAISALQGQLGRLTQEFSDRMEPGLLEELRRTLFKVASKVRDLQREVIAFQHTEQTVAPQQLQSLQTALQAEIISYADAMGRQLATVQQVLGNLEPTVHHLQGQPQKLEVVQQELETLRQYLQSLDLEVQLMRDRLPAKPPTSVSGLEELQQQLEVMQQAIQGLIRHQQMESGPADPLPQEDPETDILEVLAIHNDRPDHRFGSNGIKLGGGDSTYVQATTQSPNPLIATVQPEGYALRTEELDSQTLLAEALGKVQERLIVMSSWLEQCSLDDSLFQRLERLLRQGIRIDLGWSLYKTPETPLMIRRINQQWMDDSWQQDGLYEALKHFKQLAQDYPERFKLRALATQERLLVCDRAFAILVRHPTPSSLQEEEVGLCTADPAIIQHLIDSFDRSITDSETALTCFKRADTRYDLGDTQGVIADYTRGLSLEPSQDIALNNRGVAYYLLGGRERAIEDFNHALEINPGNADAYFNRGVAWAELGDKEAAIADYTEAIRLHPGDAIAYNNRGLVRSKLGDYEGAEQDYTEAIGINPSSNVAYNNRGLVRSKLGNKSGAIDDYTEALRLTPDDDTVYFNRGAVRASVEDYEGAIEDYSAAIRFNPEFVNAYNNRGFVYQKLGHKQAAIEDFNRALQINPNFANAYNNRGTARSKLKDFEGAIKDFNQALQINPNFANAYNNRGTARSKLKDFSGAIQDFNRALQVNPHFANAYNNRGLARSDIGDMTGAIEDLIKAGELFRDQGDLAGSQQAIKAAQRLQHQSSLADMPY, encoded by the coding sequence GTGGCAAAGCGTCGTTGGCTGGATATTGTCGAATACATATCATTTTCTGGTTCAGTCCTGGGATTGGTGGCCTCAGCAATTTCTCAGCAGGCCATTTTTGCTTCTGCTCCCTTAACCTTTTCAATTCTGCTGAACCTGGTGAATCGTCGTCGCCTGAACCAGGATATTGAAACTAAAATCCTTCCAGACTTAAATCACCTTAATGAGCAGACAGCTAAAGATAGTCAGGCCCTCCTATCTCTCCGGCGTAAAGTTCTGGCTCTGCCCACTCCCGATGATTTGGGAAATCTCAAAGAGGAGATGCTGAGCCGAGATCGGGATGACATGGCCAGACTGGATGCCCAGATTTCTGTGGTGCAATCGGAACTGAAGAGTCGTCTTGCTCCTCTGGAGAAACTTGATCTGAGCCCAATCCAGAGCAATCTGGCTCAATTACAAAACCGCACCACAGAGTTAGAAACGGCTCTGGGTAACTTGAACGATAGTCTGGAGACTGTGCCAACCGCAGATCGGGTGGAGTATTTGGAATCCACGATCGCGGATTTAGTTGCGGAACAGGGGCAGTTCACAACCAACCTGGAAGAACTGGCCAATCAGCCTCCGCCGGATTTTTCACCCTTACAGGAGCAGATCGATCGCCTGCACGGACTGTTTATTCAGTTGCCACCGCCCTTTAATCCTGCCCCGTTACAAGAAACAGTCCATATCTTGCGGCAGGAAATGGAACGATCGATCCAGATGATGAGTAGTTTGGTTCCTCGTCAGGAGTTAACCGTGCTCCTAACGGAGATAGAAAACCTACGCCAGCGCCAGCAGGGATTAGGACAGTCGGTGGTGCCATTGCGAGACGCAATCTCTGCGCTTCAGGGTCAGTTGGGTCGTCTGACCCAGGAGTTTAGCGATCGCATGGAACCCGGGTTACTGGAAGAACTCAGACGGACTCTGTTTAAAGTTGCCAGTAAAGTTAGAGATCTGCAACGTGAGGTTATTGCTTTTCAGCATACTGAGCAGACGGTTGCACCTCAACAGTTACAGAGTTTACAAACAGCGTTACAGGCAGAGATCATTTCCTATGCCGATGCCATGGGACGACAACTGGCCACAGTTCAGCAAGTGCTGGGGAATCTAGAACCCACCGTGCACCATTTACAGGGACAACCTCAGAAACTGGAGGTGGTGCAACAGGAACTGGAGACGTTACGGCAGTACTTGCAGTCCTTAGACCTGGAAGTCCAGTTAATGCGCGATCGACTTCCTGCCAAACCGCCAACTTCTGTCTCCGGGCTAGAAGAACTGCAGCAGCAACTAGAAGTGATGCAGCAGGCGATCCAGGGCTTAATTCGCCACCAGCAAATGGAGTCTGGCCCTGCAGATCCATTGCCGCAGGAGGATCCCGAAACAGACATTCTGGAAGTTCTGGCTATCCACAACGATCGACCAGACCATCGGTTTGGTAGCAATGGGATCAAGTTAGGAGGAGGGGATTCAACCTATGTTCAAGCAACGACACAGAGTCCGAATCCGCTGATAGCGACAGTTCAGCCGGAAGGATATGCACTCAGGACTGAGGAACTGGATAGTCAGACCTTGTTAGCGGAAGCCCTGGGAAAAGTTCAGGAGCGTCTGATCGTCATGAGTTCCTGGCTAGAACAATGTTCTCTGGATGATTCCCTATTTCAACGTCTAGAGCGACTCCTGCGACAGGGCATTCGAATTGATCTGGGGTGGAGTTTGTATAAAACACCAGAAACCCCGTTAATGATTCGCCGGATTAACCAGCAATGGATGGATGATTCTTGGCAGCAGGATGGGCTTTACGAAGCCTTAAAACACTTTAAGCAACTGGCTCAGGATTATCCAGAGCGCTTCAAGCTGAGGGCTTTGGCAACCCAGGAACGGTTGCTGGTTTGCGATCGTGCCTTTGCCATTCTGGTTCGCCATCCAACTCCTAGCAGTCTTCAGGAGGAAGAAGTCGGCCTCTGCACAGCCGATCCGGCTATTATTCAGCACCTAATTGACAGTTTTGATCGCTCAATTACGGATTCAGAAACGGCCCTGACCTGCTTTAAGCGGGCAGATACCCGTTACGATCTGGGAGATACGCAGGGCGTCATTGCAGATTACACCCGCGGCTTAAGCCTGGAGCCCAGCCAGGATATTGCCTTGAACAACCGGGGCGTGGCTTATTATCTTCTGGGGGGCCGGGAACGGGCGATCGAAGACTTTAACCATGCCCTGGAAATTAATCCAGGCAACGCCGACGCCTACTTTAATCGGGGAGTAGCCTGGGCGGAGTTGGGAGATAAGGAAGCGGCGATCGCGGACTATACCGAAGCCATTCGTCTGCATCCGGGGGATGCCATTGCCTATAACAATCGGGGCTTAGTCCGCTCTAAATTAGGGGATTATGAGGGCGCAGAGCAGGACTATACGGAGGCCATCGGTATCAACCCCAGCAGCAATGTCGCTTACAACAACCGGGGGCTAGTGCGATCGAAGTTAGGCAATAAGTCGGGGGCGATCGATGATTATACCGAAGCCCTGCGCCTCACCCCTGATGATGATACGGTCTACTTTAACCGGGGTGCAGTTCGAGCCAGTGTAGAAGACTATGAAGGAGCGATTGAGGACTATAGTGCCGCCATTCGATTTAACCCAGAGTTTGTCAATGCCTATAACAATCGGGGGTTTGTCTATCAAAAACTTGGCCATAAACAGGCTGCGATCGAAGACTTCAATCGAGCCTTGCAGATTAATCCTAACTTTGCCAATGCTTACAATAACCGGGGGACTGCCCGTTCTAAGTTGAAGGATTTCGAAGGGGCGATTAAGGATTTCAATCAGGCACTCCAGATTAATCCCAACTTTGCCAATGCTTACAATAATCGGGGGACCGCCCGTTCCAAGTTGAAGGACTTTTCAGGGGCGATTCAGGATTTCAACCGGGCCCTTCAGGTCAATCCCCATTTCGCCAATGCCTACAATAACCGGGGCCTGGCCCGTTCTGATATCGGGGATATGACCGGTGCGATCGAAGACCTGATCAAAGCAGGCGAGTTATTCCGGGACCAGGGGGATCTGGCAGGTAGTCAGCAGGCGATCAAGGCAGCCCAGCGACTGCAGCACCAATCCAGTCTGGCGGATATGCCTTATTAA
- a CDS encoding tetratricopeptide repeat protein, with protein sequence MNRPNIDLLLEDLKKPDEGLRERATEELWRIWFEQKGVYGLDLIRRSQVLLQGGQLDEAEELLTGLVKDQPDFAEAWNRRAVLYYVRGEYHKAIADCEQVIHLNPIHFGAFHGLGLCHAALGDYLTAIQSFRKALEIQPYAIVNQKLILECTTRL encoded by the coding sequence ATGAATAGGCCAAATATTGATTTGCTGCTGGAGGATCTAAAAAAACCAGATGAAGGCCTGCGAGAACGGGCTACAGAAGAGCTCTGGCGCATCTGGTTTGAGCAAAAAGGGGTTTATGGACTGGACTTAATTCGACGCAGCCAGGTGCTTTTGCAGGGTGGGCAATTGGATGAAGCAGAAGAACTGCTGACCGGGTTGGTCAAGGATCAGCCTGATTTTGCTGAAGCCTGGAACCGTCGAGCCGTTCTCTACTACGTCCGAGGAGAGTACCACAAGGCGATCGCCGATTGTGAACAGGTTATCCACCTAAACCCGATCCATTTTGGGGCTTTCCATGGTCTGGGTCTGTGCCACGCCGCTCTAGGAGATTACCTGACAGCGATCCAGTCCTTTCGCAAGGCGTTAGAAATTCAGCCCTATGCGATCGTCAACCAGAAATTAATCCTGGAATGTACAACCAGACTTTAA
- a CDS encoding gamma-glutamyl-gamma-aminobutyrate hydrolase family protein (Members of this family of hydrolases with an active site Cys residue belong to MEROPS family C26.) yields MKKSPIIGITTFSGNEVREFTLPGTYIDAVRGAGGVPVLLPPGEGEIQHLLGVVDGLIFSGGGDIDPTRYGGEHHPMVYLVNPERDDFELALAKAALQAHVPVLGICRGSQILTIASGGTLVAHVPDLYSTTVGHRHEHPSRPIEHEVALEPDSRLAKILGETKVMVVSWHHQAVQQVPADWQVVARARDGVVEAMEHQSHPWAIAVQWHPEMSAPESVHPQLFQALIQAASQSRVPSEPETPVPIQRMDYVKITN; encoded by the coding sequence ATGAAGAAATCGCCAATTATTGGGATCACGACCTTTAGCGGCAATGAGGTGAGGGAATTTACGCTACCAGGCACCTATATTGATGCGGTGCGGGGGGCAGGTGGGGTGCCAGTGTTATTGCCTCCTGGTGAGGGTGAAATTCAACACCTGCTGGGCGTGGTAGATGGGCTAATTTTTTCAGGTGGAGGGGATATTGACCCAACCCGCTATGGTGGGGAACATCATCCCATGGTTTACCTGGTGAATCCCGAGCGAGATGACTTCGAACTGGCTCTGGCAAAAGCGGCGCTGCAGGCTCATGTTCCCGTTCTAGGAATTTGCCGAGGGTCGCAAATTTTGACGATCGCCAGTGGAGGAACCCTGGTTGCCCATGTTCCCGATCTGTACAGTACGACTGTGGGGCATCGCCATGAGCATCCCAGCCGTCCGATCGAACATGAGGTTGCCCTGGAGCCAGACAGCCGGTTAGCCAAAATTTTGGGTGAAACCAAGGTCATGGTTGTCTCCTGGCATCATCAGGCCGTGCAGCAAGTGCCCGCTGATTGGCAGGTGGTGGCGCGGGCCAGAGATGGCGTCGTGGAAGCCATGGAGCACCAGAGCCATCCCTGGGCGATCGCCGTCCAGTGGCATCCAGAGATGTCTGCCCCTGAGTCTGTTCATCCCCAACTGTTTCAAGCCTTGATTCAGGCTGCCAGCCAGTCTAGGGTCCCATCAGAACCGGAGACACCCGTTCCCATCCAGCGGATGGACTATGTCAAAATCACGAATTGA
- a CDS encoding alpha-amylase family glycosyl hydrolase — protein MSGPTSIADIDLTPIPGKKYWNCDREWREEFIYFLMVDRFHDDRNRKPVNIPEPSRGSGTQAQLKKFCGGTLKGILNHLDYIKNLGCTALWLSPVFENNEAPDRNSDKYHGYAIQNYLDIDPRFGSKQDLIDLVDAAHSQDIRVFLDVVVNHSGDNWYYLGGHPYFYDHDRPFPFGAWRRSDRPVPLELRNPNYYHRRGEIRNWDAYPETQHGDFFSLKGFNNDDDPDGLELQEILIKAHCYWMREADIDGFRMDAVKHMGELAVARFCSEIREYAYRLNKRWFLLFGELVGGDDAINRYIGPNTPTQHNSKTVYFGLTSVLDFPLYWTLPGVIKGFSSPVDLINRYEAQRQRALSQGELGRYLITFLDNHDQIGQDYKRRFAAETPHLQVIAGVGYLLCALGTPCIYYGTEQGLSGQGPGDEFIREALFDLEDSQTNYLNQNCQIYQEIAKIARVNQAHEALRFGRMYFREVSDNGHDFGLPEGQPCTLAFSRILAGQEVLIAYNTSATEARQDFVVVDNNIHPIGTTLQFLYGQDGTVTVQEHPAPGNRSCFVQLNLAPNQFVILT, from the coding sequence ATGAGCGGGCCAACCTCCATCGCTGATATTGATTTGACCCCGATTCCGGGCAAGAAATACTGGAACTGCGATCGGGAGTGGCGTGAAGAATTCATCTACTTCTTGATGGTGGATCGCTTTCACGACGATCGGAATCGCAAGCCGGTCAATATTCCAGAACCCTCCAGGGGGAGCGGCACTCAGGCCCAGTTGAAAAAATTCTGTGGGGGAACGCTCAAAGGCATTCTGAATCACCTGGATTACATCAAGAACCTGGGTTGTACGGCTCTGTGGTTGAGTCCGGTGTTTGAAAACAATGAGGCCCCCGATCGCAATTCAGATAAGTATCACGGCTACGCTATCCAGAACTACCTGGATATTGATCCCCGCTTTGGGAGCAAACAGGATCTGATCGATCTGGTAGATGCCGCCCACAGCCAGGACATTCGGGTGTTTCTGGATGTGGTTGTGAACCATTCCGGGGACAACTGGTACTATCTGGGGGGCCATCCCTACTTCTATGACCATGACCGACCATTTCCCTTTGGGGCCTGGCGTCGGAGCGATCGGCCTGTTCCTTTAGAACTGCGCAATCCCAATTACTACCACCGTCGGGGAGAAATTCGTAACTGGGATGCTTACCCTGAAACCCAGCATGGGGACTTCTTTTCCCTCAAGGGCTTCAATAATGATGACGATCCCGATGGGCTGGAACTGCAGGAGATTCTGATCAAGGCCCACTGCTACTGGATGCGTGAAGCAGACATCGATGGCTTCCGCATGGACGCTGTGAAGCACATGGGTGAACTGGCGGTTGCTCGCTTCTGCTCGGAAATCCGTGAGTACGCCTACCGCTTAAACAAACGCTGGTTTTTACTATTTGGGGAACTGGTGGGGGGAGATGATGCGATCAATCGCTACATTGGTCCTAATACACCCACTCAGCACAATAGTAAAACTGTATATTTTGGCCTGACTTCAGTGCTGGATTTCCCCCTGTACTGGACGTTGCCGGGAGTGATTAAAGGATTTAGCTCTCCGGTTGACCTGATCAACCGCTATGAGGCTCAGCGTCAACGGGCGCTGAGCCAAGGGGAGTTGGGACGATACCTGATTACGTTTCTGGATAATCACGATCAGATCGGCCAGGATTATAAGCGCCGCTTTGCAGCGGAGACGCCCCATCTCCAGGTCATTGCGGGAGTGGGGTATCTGCTTTGCGCCTTGGGTACTCCCTGTATTTACTATGGGACTGAGCAGGGACTTTCGGGGCAGGGACCGGGAGATGAATTTATTCGAGAAGCACTGTTTGATCTGGAGGATTCACAAACCAACTATCTGAATCAGAATTGCCAGATCTATCAGGAAATTGCCAAAATTGCTCGGGTGAATCAAGCCCATGAGGCCCTCAGATTTGGCCGCATGTATTTTCGAGAAGTCTCTGACAATGGGCATGATTTTGGCCTGCCAGAAGGACAACCCTGTACCCTGGCCTTTTCCCGCATTCTAGCGGGGCAGGAAGTGCTGATTGCTTACAACACTTCGGCCACTGAAGCTCGTCAGGACTTTGTGGTGGTCGATAACAACATCCACCCGATTGGAACGACCCTGCAGTTTCTGTACGGCCAAGACGGCACCGTGACTGTTCAGGAGCACCCTGCTCCAGGTAACCGGTCCTGCTTCGTGCAGTTGAATCTTGCCCCAAATCAATTCGTGATTTTGACATAG